From the Thermococcus sp. CX2 genome, one window contains:
- a CDS encoding ASCH domain-containing protein: MEHVIALHQVYAELIFRGLKTVELRKSRAFQEGDLVFLYVARGNPYELRDTLRRLGLHEEQTLTKRGTIAGGFEVGEVIKADLDTLWEMTKDTSGLTLVHGENGKKWLGEYIKDYGYAFTIERPFLFKEPMSREEMKERYGIHVEGIIHLSRKTRKPWVKALIEDLLAREAVYL; this comes from the coding sequence ATGGAGCACGTGATAGCGCTCCACCAGGTCTACGCGGAGCTTATATTCAGGGGGCTTAAGACGGTCGAGCTGAGGAAGAGCAGAGCCTTCCAAGAAGGGGACCTGGTTTTCCTCTACGTGGCCAGGGGCAACCCCTATGAGCTTCGCGATACCCTCAGAAGGCTCGGCCTCCACGAGGAGCAGACGCTGACGAAGAGAGGCACTATAGCTGGAGGCTTCGAAGTGGGAGAGGTCATAAAGGCCGACCTCGATACGCTCTGGGAGATGACGAAAGACACAAGCGGCCTAACCCTCGTCCACGGCGAGAACGGGAAGAAGTGGCTCGGTGAATACATCAAGGACTACGGCTACGCCTTCACCATAGAGAGGCCATTCCTCTTCAAGGAGCCGATGAGCAGAGAAGAAATGAAGGAGCGCTACGGCATTCACGTGGAGGGCATAATCCACCTCTCCAGGAAAACGAGAAAGCCATGGGTAAAAGCCCTAATCGAGGACCTCCTGGCGAGGGAGGCGGTTTATCTGTAA
- a CDS encoding ZPR1 zinc finger domain-containing protein — translation MSEKPEGEIQEIRLGDCPICGGKGTLKALQYVHEIPYFGKVMESTIICERCGYRNADVMILEDRPPKLYTVKVENEKDLFTRVVRSKSGTIELDEIGVKIEPGPAAEGFVSNVEGVLERVRETLLMARDFRKQEGDEEAVKRADEILQYIEEVKNGKKPLTVKIMDPFGNSALIGEKVKSRLLTQEEIKKLSTGPYIVYDPTAEGGEENPE, via the coding sequence ATGAGTGAGAAGCCTGAGGGAGAGATTCAGGAGATTCGTCTCGGAGATTGCCCGATCTGTGGGGGCAAGGGCACCCTCAAGGCCCTGCAGTACGTTCATGAGATCCCTTACTTCGGCAAGGTCATGGAGTCGACGATAATCTGCGAGCGCTGCGGCTACAGAAACGCCGACGTTATGATACTCGAGGACAGGCCGCCGAAGCTCTACACTGTGAAGGTGGAGAACGAGAAGGACCTCTTCACGCGCGTCGTCAGGAGCAAGAGCGGGACCATAGAGCTCGACGAGATAGGCGTCAAGATAGAGCCCGGCCCGGCCGCGGAAGGCTTTGTCAGCAACGTCGAGGGCGTCCTTGAGAGGGTGAGGGAGACCCTCCTCATGGCGAGGGACTTCAGGAAGCAGGAAGGTGACGAGGAGGCGGTGAAGAGGGCCGACGAGATACTCCAGTACATTGAGGAAGTCAAGAACGGTAAAAAGCCTCTCACCGTCAAGATCATGGATCCCTTTGGGAACAGCGCGCTCATAGGGGAAAAGGTCAAGAGCAGGCTTTTGACCCAGGAGGAAATTAAGAAGCTCAGCACCGGGCCATACATTGTCTATGATCCCACGGCGGAAGGGGGCGAGGAAAACCCCGAGTGA
- a CDS encoding cell division protein SepF, translating into MGLFDSIKKKDEKVKRKPPVAVKKEVAGVRRDIDVVPLEEDVLAKEIVKPQIRYLKKIVVTSYADLERISEELQNGNIILVDLTPLEVKPEVLEKVAEQIKGMVSALGGQAAKICKHEIKLILTPADIKIAK; encoded by the coding sequence ATGGGTTTGTTTGACAGCATTAAAAAGAAGGACGAAAAGGTCAAGAGGAAGCCGCCCGTCGCGGTCAAGAAGGAGGTTGCTGGCGTTAGGCGTGACATAGATGTCGTACCTCTTGAGGAGGATGTTCTTGCTAAGGAGATAGTCAAGCCACAGATAAGGTACCTCAAGAAGATAGTCGTCACCAGCTACGCCGACCTTGAGAGGATTTCAGAGGAGCTCCAGAACGGCAACATAATCCTCGTTGACCTCACCCCACTTGAGGTCAAGCCGGAGGTTCTCGAAAAGGTCGCGGAGCAGATAAAGGGCATGGTGAGTGCCCTCGGCGGTCAGGCTGCTAAAATCTGCAAGCACGAGATAAAGCTCATTTTAACCCCTGCAGACATAAAGATAGCCAAGTGA
- the rrp42 gene encoding exosome complex protein Rrp42: protein MEVMASIMRDHILALLKEGKRVDGRSLEDYRDLEIKVNVIEKAEGSAWVKLGNTQVLVGIKIDMGEPFPDLPEKGVITTNVELVPLASPSFEPGPPDERAIELARVVDRGIRESGAVELEKLVIVPGKLVRVVFIDVHVLDHDGNLLDASGIGAIAALLSAKMPKVVYDEESGEVQILDEYEPLPVSKIPIPVTLAKIGQNILVDPNLDEERVMDGRITITTDENGMISSVQKSEGGSFKLEEVMYAVDVALKKAAEIREKVLEAVKAE, encoded by the coding sequence ATGGAAGTCATGGCCTCGATAATGAGGGACCACATCTTAGCGCTCCTCAAGGAGGGCAAGCGCGTCGACGGCCGCTCGCTGGAGGACTACCGTGACCTTGAGATAAAGGTAAACGTCATCGAGAAGGCGGAAGGCTCCGCCTGGGTAAAGCTGGGCAACACCCAGGTTCTCGTCGGAATCAAGATAGACATGGGCGAACCGTTCCCTGACCTCCCTGAAAAGGGAGTCATAACCACCAACGTCGAGCTCGTTCCACTCGCTTCGCCGAGCTTCGAGCCCGGCCCGCCAGACGAGAGAGCCATCGAGCTCGCAAGGGTTGTCGACAGGGGCATAAGGGAGAGCGGAGCGGTTGAACTCGAAAAGCTCGTCATAGTTCCTGGCAAGCTCGTCCGCGTCGTCTTCATAGACGTGCACGTGCTCGACCACGACGGCAACTTGCTGGACGCGAGCGGCATCGGTGCCATCGCCGCCCTGCTCAGCGCCAAGATGCCAAAGGTCGTCTATGACGAGGAGAGTGGGGAGGTGCAGATACTCGACGAGTACGAGCCCCTGCCCGTCAGCAAGATACCGATTCCAGTAACCCTCGCCAAGATAGGGCAGAACATCCTCGTTGACCCGAACCTCGACGAGGAGCGCGTCATGGATGGCAGGATAACCATAACCACCGACGAGAACGGCATGATTTCCTCCGTGCAGAAGAGCGAGGGCGGTTCCTTTAAGCTCGAGGAGGTAATGTATGCCGTAGATGTTGCCCTCAAGAAGGCCGCCGAGATAAGGGAGAAGGTTCTCGAGGCCGTTAAGGCCGAGTGA
- the rrp41 gene encoding exosome complex exonuclease Rrp41, translating into MMGKPEDLKLIDENGRRVDGRKKYELRPIKMEVGVLKNADGSAYVEWGKNKILAAVYGPREIHPKHLQRPDRAILRVRYNMAPFSVEERKKPGPDRRSVEISKVIRGALEPALILEMFPRTAVDIFIEVLQADAGTRVAGITAASLALADAGIPMRDLVAACAAGKIEGEIVLDLNKEEDNYGEADVPVAIMPLKNDITLLQMDGYLTKDEFVEAVRLAIKGAKAVYQKQREALKEKYLRIAEEVGGGE; encoded by the coding sequence ATGATGGGCAAGCCTGAGGATTTGAAGCTCATAGATGAAAACGGCAGAAGGGTAGACGGAAGAAAGAAGTACGAACTCAGACCGATTAAGATGGAGGTCGGCGTGCTTAAGAACGCCGACGGTTCGGCCTACGTTGAATGGGGTAAGAACAAGATTCTTGCTGCCGTGTACGGTCCGAGAGAGATTCATCCAAAGCACCTCCAGAGGCCGGACAGGGCTATTCTTCGCGTCCGCTACAACATGGCTCCCTTCAGCGTCGAGGAGAGGAAGAAGCCCGGGCCTGACAGGAGGAGCGTCGAGATAAGCAAGGTCATACGCGGAGCCCTTGAGCCGGCTTTAATCCTCGAGATGTTCCCGAGGACTGCGGTGGATATATTCATCGAGGTTCTCCAGGCGGATGCGGGAACTAGGGTGGCTGGAATTACCGCCGCTTCTCTTGCCCTCGCCGATGCAGGCATACCAATGAGGGACCTCGTCGCCGCCTGTGCTGCCGGAAAGATAGAGGGTGAGATAGTGCTCGACCTCAACAAGGAGGAGGACAACTACGGTGAGGCAGATGTGCCAGTGGCCATAATGCCCCTCAAGAACGACATAACACTCCTCCAGATGGACGGCTACCTTACCAAGGACGAGTTTGTGGAAGCGGTAAGGCTGGCCATAAAGGGTGCAAAGGCCGTCTACCAGAAGCAGAGGGAGGCACTGAAGGAGAAGTATCTCAGGATAGCAGAGGAGGTCGGTGGAGGTGAGTGA
- the rrp4 gene encoding exosome complex RNA-binding protein Rrp4 — protein MRRIFVKNRELVVPGTLLAQGPFKSGRGTFREGNRIYSTVVGLVEIRNDSIRVIPLEGPYIPEVGDNVIGKIIDVKFSNWTVDIGAPYQASLRVQDAVEERIDILKTDLRKIFDIGDIIYAKIKAYNEINQIDLTTKGMPFKGGPLRGGQIVEITPSKVPRLIGKGGSMINLIKKLTGTRIIVGQNGWVWVSGRNEELEKLAIEAILKVDRESHTQGLTDRVKEFLQSRLMELKEQGVIEEIPQIEELKTGEGEEE, from the coding sequence ATGAGGAGGATTTTTGTAAAAAATAGGGAATTAGTGGTTCCAGGAACGCTCTTGGCACAGGGGCCGTTTAAGAGCGGTAGAGGAACCTTCAGGGAAGGAAACAGGATTTACTCGACTGTTGTAGGACTCGTTGAGATAAGGAACGACTCCATAAGGGTAATCCCACTCGAGGGGCCCTACATTCCAGAAGTCGGCGACAACGTCATCGGCAAGATAATAGACGTGAAGTTCTCCAACTGGACGGTTGATATTGGTGCGCCGTATCAGGCGAGCCTCCGCGTTCAGGATGCCGTGGAGGAGAGAATCGACATCCTCAAGACGGATCTCAGGAAGATATTCGATATAGGCGACATAATCTACGCCAAAATAAAGGCCTACAACGAGATAAACCAGATAGACCTAACCACAAAGGGAATGCCCTTCAAGGGTGGGCCGCTTAGGGGCGGCCAGATAGTCGAGATAACGCCCTCTAAGGTTCCGAGGCTTATAGGAAAGGGCGGTTCGATGATAAACCTCATCAAGAAGCTGACAGGTACGAGGATAATCGTCGGTCAGAACGGATGGGTGTGGGTCAGCGGAAGGAACGAGGAGCTCGAAAAGCTCGCCATAGAGGCCATCCTCAAGGTGGACAGGGAGAGCCACACCCAGGGGCTCACCGACAGGGTCAAGGAGTTCCTCCAGTCGAGGCTCATGGAGCTAAAGGAGCAGGGTGTTATTGAGGAGATACCCCAGATTGAGGAACTCAAGACAGGAGAGGGTGAAGAAGAATGA
- a CDS encoding ribosome assembly factor SBDS, whose protein sequence is MPISVDKAVIARLKTHGEIFEILVDPYLARDFKEGKDVPIEEILATPYVFKDAHKGDKASEHEMEKIFGTSDPYEVAKVILRKGDVQLTAEQRRQMLEEKRRYIATIIHRHAVDPRTGFPHPVDRILRAMEEAGVHVDLFKDAEAQVPNIIKAIRPILPLKMEMKVIAVKIPGDYVGKAYGEVRKFGTIKREEWASDGSWMFLIEIPGGVEEEFYEKLNALTKGNAITKLIERKGL, encoded by the coding sequence ATGCCCATCAGCGTTGACAAGGCAGTGATAGCGCGATTGAAGACCCACGGCGAGATCTTCGAGATACTCGTCGACCCCTACTTAGCGAGGGACTTCAAGGAAGGCAAGGACGTTCCCATAGAGGAAATCCTTGCCACACCCTACGTTTTTAAGGACGCCCACAAGGGCGACAAAGCGAGTGAGCACGAGATGGAGAAGATATTCGGCACCAGCGACCCCTACGAGGTAGCCAAGGTAATCCTCCGTAAAGGGGATGTCCAGCTCACCGCTGAGCAGAGGCGCCAGATGCTCGAAGAGAAGAGGCGCTATATAGCGACGATAATCCACAGGCATGCCGTTGATCCAAGGACTGGTTTTCCCCATCCCGTAGACAGGATTCTACGTGCGATGGAGGAAGCCGGTGTCCACGTGGACCTCTTCAAGGACGCAGAGGCTCAGGTTCCCAACATCATCAAGGCAATAAGACCGATTCTGCCGCTCAAGATGGAGATGAAGGTCATCGCGGTTAAGATACCAGGGGACTACGTCGGCAAGGCCTACGGTGAAGTCAGGAAGTTCGGAACCATAAAGCGCGAGGAGTGGGCCAGCGACGGTTCGTGGATGTTCCTCATTGAGATTCCCGGTGGGGTTGAGGAGGAATTTTATGAAAAGCTGAACGCCCTTACAAAGGGCAATGCTATAACTAAACTTATAGAGAGGAAGGGACTATGA
- the psmA gene encoding archaeal proteasome endopeptidase complex subunit alpha, whose amino-acid sequence MAFVPPQAGYDRAITVFSPDGRLFQVNYAREAVKRGATAVGVKWKDGVVLAVEKRITSKLIEPSSYEKIFQIDDHIAAAPSGIIADARVLVDRARVEAQVYRLTYGEPVPLTVLVKKICDLKQAHTQYGGVRPFGAALLMAGVNEKPELFETDPSGAYFEWKAVAIGSGRNTAMAIFEEHYSDDLDMEGAVKLAILALAKTLEEPTPDSIEVAYITMEDKRWKKLDKDEVSKYLDEILEEIKEEEVEEKEEDYSELDSNY is encoded by the coding sequence ATGGCGTTTGTGCCACCGCAGGCAGGCTACGACAGGGCTATTACCGTTTTCAGCCCTGACGGAAGGCTTTTCCAGGTGAACTATGCGAGGGAGGCAGTTAAGAGAGGAGCCACCGCGGTCGGTGTCAAGTGGAAGGATGGTGTCGTTCTGGCCGTTGAAAAAAGGATTACCAGCAAGCTCATAGAGCCGAGCAGCTACGAGAAGATATTCCAGATAGACGACCACATCGCGGCAGCTCCTAGCGGTATAATAGCTGACGCGAGGGTTCTCGTTGATAGGGCTCGCGTGGAGGCTCAGGTCTACAGACTGACGTACGGCGAACCAGTCCCGCTTACCGTTCTGGTGAAGAAGATATGTGACCTCAAGCAGGCCCACACCCAGTACGGCGGTGTGAGGCCATTCGGTGCCGCCCTCCTTATGGCGGGGGTTAATGAAAAGCCCGAGCTTTTTGAAACCGATCCGAGTGGTGCCTACTTCGAGTGGAAGGCCGTTGCCATAGGCAGCGGCAGGAACACGGCAATGGCCATCTTCGAGGAGCACTACAGCGACGACCTCGACATGGAAGGAGCGGTAAAGCTCGCCATCCTCGCCCTCGCGAAGACCCTCGAGGAGCCAACCCCAGACAGCATAGAGGTTGCTTACATAACCATGGAAGACAAGCGCTGGAAGAAGCTCGACAAGGACGAAGTCTCCAAGTACCTCGACGAAATCCTTGAGGAGATCAAGGAGGAGGAAGTCGAGGAAAAGGAAGAGGATTACTCGGAGCTCGACAGCAACTACTGA
- a CDS encoding HIT family protein has protein sequence MDCPFCNPQEELILYEDGLIRILIDSYPANRGHLLVVPRRHVERWEDLTEEEKAALVRGIDLAMERLKKALKPDAFNIGINLGRAAGQTVPHLHMHVIPRWEGDCNFPRGGVRKAVLDLKDENLSLKERWERNRLSREELGKLREAFNHP, from the coding sequence ATGGACTGTCCCTTCTGCAACCCCCAGGAGGAATTGATACTCTACGAAGACGGGCTAATCAGAATCCTGATTGACTCGTATCCAGCAAACAGGGGGCATCTCCTAGTGGTTCCAAGGAGGCACGTCGAGCGCTGGGAAGACCTGACAGAAGAAGAGAAGGCCGCACTGGTCAGGGGCATAGACCTCGCGATGGAGAGGCTGAAGAAGGCACTCAAGCCTGATGCGTTCAACATTGGCATTAACCTTGGGAGGGCAGCGGGGCAGACGGTTCCCCACCTTCACATGCACGTGATTCCAAGATGGGAGGGCGACTGCAACTTCCCGAGGGGCGGAGTGAGAAAAGCAGTCCTGGATCTGAAGGACGAGAATCTCAGCCTGAAGGAACGCTGGGAGAGGAACAGACTGAGCAGGGAAGAATTAGGAAAGCTTAGGGAAGCCTTCAATCACCCCTAA
- a CDS encoding nucleotide pyrophosphohydrolase, whose amino-acid sequence MDFRELERKVVAFRDARDWKRYHTPKNLAISAAVELGELLEHFQWETDEDIMNYVKDQEAKEAVADEIADVIIYLTLLAHELEIDLDEAVERKLRKNEEKYPVRGD is encoded by the coding sequence ATGGACTTCAGGGAGCTGGAGAGAAAGGTTGTGGCTTTCAGAGATGCAAGGGACTGGAAAAGGTACCACACCCCGAAAAACCTCGCCATCTCGGCAGCGGTTGAGCTCGGCGAACTTTTGGAGCACTTCCAGTGGGAGACCGACGAGGATATTATGAACTACGTGAAAGACCAGGAGGCAAAGGAAGCCGTCGCGGACGAGATAGCCGATGTGATAATCTACCTTACCCTTCTTGCCCACGAGCTTGAGATAGACCTCGACGAGGCAGTTGAGAGAAAGCTAAGAAAGAACGAGGAGAAGTATCCGGTTAGGGGTGATTGA